In a genomic window of Sutcliffiella sp. FSL R7-0096:
- a CDS encoding metalloregulator ArsR/SmtB family transcription factor encodes MNLALQEKDVYVAIADPTRRKIIRLLAESEELPLYELTPHFDMGRTAVSKHLTVLKAADLVTNRKIGRETRYRLNPAPLKEVQDWLAFYEQFWNESAMKLKKLLEE; translated from the coding sequence TTGAATCTTGCCCTACAAGAAAAGGATGTGTACGTGGCTATCGCAGATCCAACAAGAAGAAAGATTATCCGGTTGTTAGCAGAGTCAGAGGAACTGCCGCTCTACGAACTCACGCCACACTTTGATATGGGCCGTACTGCCGTATCTAAACATTTGACTGTGCTGAAAGCAGCCGATTTAGTCACAAATCGGAAAATAGGAAGAGAAACAAGATACCGCCTTAACCCGGCCCCTTTGAAAGAAGTACAGGACTGGCTTGCGTTCTATGAGCAGTTCTGGAATGAAAGTGCAATGAAACTAAAGAAGTTATTGGAGGAATAA